The bacterium genome contains the following window.
AGACTATTGAATCCGAGGCAGCAGCCGAAAAGAAGATGAGACCGTCTCTTCAAAGGCAGGCTGTGTACCGAGCAAAGTCAGAGCTGGCACTTTTCAAGAAAAAAGTAGGTTAGCTTCAACGTACTTAGAGGACTTCTCGCGCCGAGGCCGGCATTGCCGGCCTCGCTCTCTTGTAGCATTTGTTATTGTATAGCAATTGGCGGTTTGCTCTCCGGTCGCAAGTGTCAGTTAAGAAGAAGAACGGTGCTGTAAATGTGTTTTAGTACAATATTGCAGGTGAGTTGATCTTATTCACCTGCTTGTTCACGAGGAATATAAGCCTGAATTCGGTGAGTATTTACAATTGGCTCAAAAGCCTAAAAATTCGTCCTGAGTGCTACAACGAGATTTCTTCCCGGCGCGCTGATGCCTGAGGAGAACGGGCGGTAGTGGTGGTCGAGGATGTTTTCCAGTGCCGCCTGCAACTCGAGCGAGCGATGGATGCGCCAGCCGCCGCGCAGATTCAGCGTGTACCAGCCGGGAGTGCCGTCCTCGGTGTAGAGATGAGTTTTGGCCTGCTCTTCGGGAGCCAGATCATCGTAGGGCTTGTCGAGATTGTAGCGCGCGTAGCATTCGGCAATCCACTTCAGCCGCTCGTAGGTCAGGCGGGTCTCGCCGAAGAGCGGCGGAATGTGCCGCAGCGGAACGTCTTCCTCCAGGTCCCGTCCGGCGGTGTAGGTGAGCGTGGTGCGCAGGCCGAGTTCGGAGGTCATATTGACACAGGCGCTGACGTCGAATCCCGAAACGTAGCCGTGGCCGGCGTTGACAATGGCCTGTACGCGCGATAAAGTGCCGTCGTAGAGAATCGAGTCCCGGCCGTTGAAGGTGAAATCGCGGCGCACCATCACGTCCTCGATCCACGTGTAGTAGCCCGAACCGCCTACCGTCAACCACTCGCCGAACCGCTTTTCGACGCCCGCCTCGACGTTGTAGGAATATTCGGGTCCGAGGTCGGCATTGGGAACGACAACGTTGCCCGGCTCGGAATCGAAAATCTTGCCCACGTCATCCACGTTGGGAGCGCGGAATCCCGACGAAGCCGCTGCATAGATACGGAAACCGGTGTCGGGCTGCCAGACCGTGCCCGCGCTGAAGGTGAGCGCGCCCGCGTTCAGATCAATCTCGTTAAACGGGAAGCTATAGAAGGTAGTATCTTCAAACGACGAATGCAAGATCGCCTGCGAATAGCGCAGGCCGCTGGTCAGCGAAACGGCGGGCAGGAGCTTCCACTGATGGCCCAGATAGGCGGCGAGGGAGGTCAGTCTGCTCCCGCCGTCGGGGTAGCGCGTGGAGGCCGGAGAAATCTCGCCGGTTTCGATGTCTTTCGCCTCGGCGGTGGACTCCACCCGGTTGTGAACCGCTTCGATTCCGTAGTGGAATTTCTGTTCGGGAGTCAGCTTCTTATTGAAATCCGCGTTGAGCGAGTAGGTTTCGACGTCTTCGGTGCGCGAGGTCAGCGTGGTGCGTCCGAAGCGGCGGTCGTGGCGACTCTCCTGCTGATCCTGCCGGGCCAGAATCACCGCCGCGTGGTCGTACCATTTCGCACCGGTGATGTTCGCACTGAGCGAATTCATCAGCCACTCCTGCGGGCCGTAGTACCACTCGGCGTCGCGCAGCGTTCCGCTGCGGTATTCGATCAGGCGGTCATAGCGCGGGATGTTGGAAGACGTCGTCCAATAGAGTCCGTAGCCGAATTTTACACGTGACGAAGCCTGCCAGGCGAATTTTTGCAGCAGATTAAACTGCGAATATCCCGAGGGAGTCTGGACGTTTTGGTTATCGTTGCGGACCGCCACGTCCTCGCCGTTTTCGCGGGCGGCGTATTCGGGTCGTTTGCCGAAATCGGGATAGTCATCCTTGCGCACGGCTCCCGCCCGCAGATCGTCGAAATCGCTGTAGGTAAGCGAGGTGCTGTAGGCCAGACGGCCGCGACCCAGTTCGAGATGGGCATGGGACGTCTTCTCGAAGTTGGCGGTGGCGGTTCGCGCCAGAGCTCCGCCCGAGACGGATTTCCGGTCGGTCAGAGGCGGAGTGGGATCGAGAGTGGAAAAGAGCATCGTTCCGCCCAGCGCATCGCTGCCGAACTGCACCGATCCGGGGCCGAACAGAACTTCGGTGCGATCCAGCGAGTTGGGATCAATCTGAATGACGTTCTGCAGGTTACCGCTGCGGAAGATGGCGTTGTTCATGCGCACGCCATCCACCACCAAGAGCACACTATTTGCCGCAAAGCCACGCAGCATGGGCGAGCCGCCGCCGAGCTGGCTCTTCTGTACGAACACCTGTCCGCTCGCACCGAGCAGATCGGCCGAGGTTTGCGGATTCTGGAAAGCGATGGTTTTGGGCGAGATGTCCGTGACCGCCTGCGGAAGATCCTTGCGGGCGGTTTGGAA
Protein-coding sequences here:
- a CDS encoding TonB-dependent receptor, with amino-acid sequence MFHFLPFFLRIRPAALVVGWVILFLLISFTLSAAATVVRVLDSETGEPIANVSVTIFGGEFSGLSDANGNVDLSNFPSAATLVFQHAGYVKREFSLSRMTSGDFVVRLTPRIYITDAYTVTGTRFQTARKDLPQAVTDISPKTIAFQNPQTSADLLGASGQVFVQKSQLGGGSPMLRGFAANSVLLVVDGVRMNNAIFRSGNLQNVIQIDPNSLDRTEVLFGPGSVQFGSDALGGTMLFSTLDPTPPLTDRKSVSGGALARTATANFEKTSHAHLELGRGRLAYSTSLTYSDFDDLRAGAVRKDDYPDFGKRPEYAARENGEDVAVRNDNQNVQTPSGYSQFNLLQKFAWQASSRVKFGYGLYWTTSSNIPRYDRLIEYRSGTLRDAEWYYGPQEWLMNSLSANITGAKWYDHAAVILARQDQQESRHDRRFGRTTLTSRTEDVETYSLNADFNKKLTPEQKFHYGIEAVHNRVESTAEAKDIETGEISPASTRYPDGGSRLTSLAAYLGHQWKLLPAVSLTSGLRYSQAILHSSFEDTTFYSFPFNEIDLNAGALTFSAGTVWQPDTGFRIYAAASSGFRAPNVDDVGKIFDSEPGNVVVPNADLGPEYSYNVEAGVEKRFGEWLTVGGSGYYTWIEDVMVRRDFTFNGRDSILYDGTLSRVQAIVNAGHGYVSGFDVSACVNMTSELGLRTTLTYTAGRDLEEDVPLRHIPPLFGETRLTYERLKWIAECYARYNLDKPYDDLAPEEQAKTHLYTEDGTPGWYTLNLRGGWRIHRSLELQAALENILDHHYRPFSSGISAPGRNLVVALRTNF